The DNA segment CAAAAGCCTGTCTTCTTAAAGCAACTGATTGAGCTTTGAACTCATTTGAGCTAGTGTTTAGTTCGTTTCTTAACTTATGCTCTCTCTTAGCTAAAGTTACTAAAGGCTCAATGATTGTTCTTAATTCTTTAGCTTTTGGTAAAGTAGTTTTGATAACCTCATGATTAATCAAAGAAGCTGACATATTCTTAAACATAGCTTTTCTATGACTACTAGTTCTACCAAACTTCCTACCTTGCTTGCGATGTCTCATAGTAATTACTCCTTTATAGTTAATATTATATGATTACTATATTGTTTATTTTCCTTCAACTAGATCTCTGAAATTGTCGATTTGAACACCTAGAGATAAGTTATTATCTATTAAAATTTGTTTGATCTCATTAAGAGATTTCTTACCTAAGTTAGGTATCTTCATAAGCTGTGATTCTGTATACTGTACTAAATCACCAAGATATTTGATGTTCTCTGCACGTAGACAGTTAGACGATCTAACAGTCAGCTCTAAATCATCAATTGGCTTAAGAAGAATAGGATCAATATTAGAACCTATTAATACATCACCTGTTTTACCATTACTAGGAACTCTAAGAGATACAAATACTGATATTTGCTCACAGAAATACTCTAAAGCTTTCGTAACAGCTGCTAGTGGCCCTACAGTACCATTTGTCTTTACAAATACTTCCAGAGTTTCACTATTACCATTATCAAAAACCTCAAAGGCAACTCTCTTAATAGGATTAAAATCAGCATCTACAGCTATATCACCAACTTTCTCAAGTTCTGTTGGTATAGCAGATAGTATTCCTACATTTCTACCTACACTTACAGTAGCAGTTAAGCTAAATGCTCGTGGGTTTGTCAAAGTAGCTATTGGCTGCTCTTTATTTATTATT comes from the Francisella persica ATCC VR-331 genome and includes:
- the rplQ gene encoding 50S ribosomal protein L17, which translates into the protein MRHRKQGRKFGRTSSHRKAMFKNMSASLINHEVIKTTLPKAKELRTIIEPLVTLAKREHKLRNELNTSSNEFKAQSVALRRQAFDFLRNKAAVTKLFEEFGARYAERAGGYTRILKCGYRFGDKAPMAYIELVDRQQVEEAADEE
- a CDS encoding DNA-directed RNA polymerase subunit alpha; this translates as MSNNNSKQEFVPNIQLKEDLGAFGYKVQLSPVEKGMAHILGNSIRRVLLSSLSGASIIKLNIANVLHEYSTLEDVKEDVVEIVSNLKKVAIKLDKGIDRLDLELYVNKSGVVTAGDFKTTQGVEIINKEQPIATLTNPRAFSLTATVSVGRNVGILSAIPTELEKVGDIAVDADFNPIKRVAFEVFDNGNSETLEVFVKTNGTVGPLAAVTKALEYFCEQISVFVSLRVPSNGKTGDVLIGSNIDPILLKPIDDLELTVRSSNCLRAENIKYLGDLVQYTESQLMKIPNLGKKSLNEIKQILIDNNLSLGVQIDNFRDLVEGK